A window of Mucilaginibacter paludis DSM 18603 contains these coding sequences:
- a CDS encoding LysR substrate-binding domain-containing protein: MLSVAHQVFLEVAANLSFSKAAQVLFITQPAVSKHIKLLEDQYRVPLFERKGGSILLTKAGKILNDHLLKASEIQRKIEYDLSTLSNVSHASGNLRLGASTTIALYILPSILSNFQREFTDVDVQLVNRNSEYILNALLNHEVDVGIIEVENKLTTVSYQHFMSDEVIPVCSSKSPLAGQALTIEQLTKIPIALRERGSGTLDALLKALSEHGVKSSDLNIKIRLGGTEALKNFLLADQCLGFMPRPSIIRALAEGDLVEVPVEGLHIKRDFFFIRRKGTDDDGLTSNFIQFATRMV; this comes from the coding sequence ATGCTGTCTGTTGCTCACCAGGTTTTTTTAGAGGTTGCCGCCAATCTGAGTTTCTCAAAAGCCGCCCAGGTTTTGTTTATTACGCAACCTGCCGTAAGCAAGCATATTAAATTATTAGAAGACCAATACAGGGTGCCTTTATTTGAACGTAAAGGCGGCAGCATATTGCTCACCAAGGCGGGTAAAATACTTAACGATCATCTGCTTAAAGCCAGCGAGATACAACGGAAGATTGAATATGATTTATCCACCCTGAGCAATGTATCGCATGCCTCGGGGAATTTGCGCCTGGGGGCAAGTACTACCATCGCCTTGTATATACTCCCTTCCATCCTATCCAATTTTCAAAGGGAGTTTACCGATGTGGATGTGCAGCTGGTGAACCGCAACTCGGAGTATATTTTAAACGCACTGCTTAACCACGAGGTGGACGTAGGCATTATTGAGGTTGAAAATAAACTGACCACGGTATCGTACCAGCATTTTATGAGCGACGAGGTGATACCGGTTTGCTCGTCAAAAAGCCCGCTGGCCGGGCAAGCGTTAACCATTGAGCAACTTACCAAAATACCAATCGCTCTGCGCGAGCGGGGCTCGGGCACGTTGGATGCCTTGCTGAAGGCTTTATCAGAACATGGGGTAAAATCATCCGACCTTAATATCAAGATCAGGCTGGGCGGAACAGAGGCGCTGAAGAACTTTTTACTGGCCGACCAGTGCTTAGGCTTTATGCCGCGCCCCTCCATTATACGCGCCCTTGCCGAAGGCGACCTGGTAGAGGTACCGGTTGAAGGCTTGCATATTAAACGCGATTTCTTTTTTATCCGCCGTAAGGGTACCGACGACGACGGGTTGACCAGCAACTTTATCCAGTTTGCCACGCGGATGGTATAA
- the pth gene encoding aminoacyl-tRNA hydrolase, which translates to MKYLIVGLGNIGPEYADTRHNIGFMILDQLVKEENEKFHNMRLAYYAEVKYKGRMLHLIKPTTYMNLSGNALRYWMNELKVPLENVLVLVDDLALPLGTLRLKPKGSAAGHNGLKHIEATLGHNNYARLRFGISDNFPKGRQIDYVLDAFDKDEQPELPALIDRSIEMIKSFATAGTELTMTRFNK; encoded by the coding sequence ATGAAATACCTCATTGTTGGTTTGGGCAACATTGGCCCTGAATATGCCGATACCCGCCATAACATCGGCTTTATGATATTGGATCAGCTGGTAAAGGAAGAAAACGAGAAGTTTCATAACATGCGTTTAGCCTACTATGCCGAAGTAAAATACAAAGGCCGGATGCTGCACCTCATTAAGCCCACCACCTATATGAACCTGAGCGGCAATGCGCTGCGCTACTGGATGAACGAGCTTAAAGTGCCGCTGGAAAATGTATTGGTACTGGTTGACGACCTGGCTTTGCCGCTCGGTACCCTGCGCCTTAAACCCAAGGGCAGCGCTGCGGGCCACAACGGGTTAAAACATATAGAAGCTACGCTGGGCCATAATAATTACGCACGCCTGCGCTTTGGCATCAGTGATAACTTCCCCAAAGGGCGGCAGATTGATTATGTACTGGATGCCTTTGACAAAGATGAACAACCGGAATTGCCGGCGCTGATTGACCGCTCGATAGAAATGATTAAAAGTTTTGCCACCGCAGGCACTGAACTCACCATGACCCGCTTTAACAAATAA
- a CDS encoding type II toxin-antitoxin system HicB family antitoxin encodes MNELFFLVEEAIEGGYTARALGEGIFTEGDTMDELKANIREAVHCHYDNEADIPKIIRLHLVKEEIITI; translated from the coding sequence ATGAACGAACTTTTCTTTTTAGTTGAAGAAGCTATAGAAGGCGGTTATACTGCCAGAGCTCTGGGCGAAGGTATTTTTACCGAGGGAGATACCATGGACGAATTGAAAGCAAACATCAGGGAGGCGGTTCATTGCCATTATGATAATGAAGCAGACATTCCGAAAATAATCCGCTTACATTTAGTTAAAGAGGAAATAATTACGATTTAA
- a CDS encoding type II toxin-antitoxin system HicA family toxin, giving the protein MVAKLSRNFSGRDLVKLLSRYGYEVVRQNGSHIRLTLKDKKGSHHITIPNHDPLKIGTLSAILNEVSSYLGIPKDDLT; this is encoded by the coding sequence GTGGTTGCCAAGTTATCAAGAAATTTCTCGGGACGGGACTTGGTGAAGCTTTTATCGCGTTACGGATACGAAGTTGTAAGGCAAAACGGAAGCCATATCAGGCTCACCTTAAAAGACAAAAAAGGGAGTCATCATATCACTATCCCCAATCACGATCCTTTAAAAATTGGAACTTTATCGGCAATACTCAACGAGGTTTCGTCATATTTAGGGATTCCTAAAGACGACTTGACATAA
- a CDS encoding M1 family metallopeptidase, translated as MKFKLIAGFALALSTVAATTGQAQQRRAYPKSSDTVVTNYNYHDAFAPYFYSKNGNEYRSAGGQPGIKYWQNRADYTLNAKLDDQKNEITGSETLTYTNNSPDKLSFLWMMLDQNLFKLDSRGNAIVPTGGSRNAGRGQKFDAGFKIKSVKVISALKGKTSVTEVKYLINDTRMQVYLPQDVAANGGQVKLQVEYSFISPDYGSDRMGVLQTKNGKIFTVGQWYPRMCVYDDIYGWNTLPYTGPGEFYLEYGDFNVNITAPASHIVFCSGELLNPAEVYTAEQQKRWALAEKSEKTVIIRSASEVSDPQSRPAGKAELTWKFRIKNSRDASWASSPSFIVDAAKMDLPSGKKSTAISAYPVESNGADAWSRSTEYIKKSIEYNSKKWFEYPYPAATAVAGIVGGMEYPGIVFCGSTAKGQSLWGVNDHEFGHTWFPMIVGSNERMYGWMDEGFNTFINTLSTADFNGGEYKAAQAPDMHRLGLTSPSLEPILSVVDNLKERNNGTLLYFKPSAGLILLREQILGPERFDLAFKTYISRWAFKHPMPDDFFRTIENVAGENLNWFWRGWFLNNWKLDQGVRTVTYNNNDPAQGALITIINNEKMVMPVIMDIKLVSGKVERLKLPVEVWERNTSWTFNYPSTEEIQSVTLDPDHVLPDSNPDNDVWTKK; from the coding sequence ATGAAGTTTAAATTAATTGCGGGGTTTGCTTTGGCCCTTAGTACCGTTGCAGCCACAACCGGCCAGGCACAGCAGCGCCGGGCTTATCCCAAGTCATCAGATACGGTGGTTACCAACTATAACTATCATGATGCCTTTGCACCGTATTTTTATAGTAAAAACGGAAACGAGTACCGCTCGGCAGGCGGCCAGCCAGGCATTAAATACTGGCAAAACCGTGCCGATTATACTTTAAATGCCAAACTGGACGATCAAAAAAACGAAATTACCGGCAGCGAAACTTTAACCTACACCAATAACAGTCCGGATAAATTATCCTTTTTATGGATGATGCTGGATCAGAATTTGTTTAAACTGGACTCGCGCGGAAACGCCATTGTGCCTACGGGAGGCAGCCGGAATGCGGGCCGTGGTCAAAAATTTGATGCCGGGTTTAAAATAAAATCGGTAAAGGTGATATCGGCCCTTAAAGGCAAAACCAGCGTTACCGAGGTTAAATACCTGATAAACGATACCCGCATGCAGGTATATTTACCACAGGATGTTGCTGCAAACGGCGGCCAGGTAAAGCTGCAAGTTGAGTACTCGTTTATCTCGCCCGATTATGGGTCGGACAGGATGGGTGTTTTGCAAACCAAAAACGGCAAAATATTTACCGTTGGGCAATGGTATCCGCGCATGTGCGTGTACGATGATATTTATGGATGGAATACCCTGCCTTATACCGGCCCGGGTGAATTTTACCTGGAGTACGGCGATTTTAATGTGAACATAACCGCGCCTGCAAGCCACATCGTATTTTGCTCGGGCGAATTATTAAACCCTGCCGAAGTTTACACTGCAGAACAGCAAAAACGCTGGGCCCTGGCAGAAAAAAGCGAGAAAACGGTTATCATCCGTTCGGCCAGCGAGGTAAGTGATCCTCAATCGCGCCCGGCAGGCAAAGCCGAGTTGACCTGGAAATTCAGAATTAAAAATTCGCGCGATGCATCGTGGGCCTCTTCGCCTTCGTTTATTGTGGATGCCGCCAAAATGGATTTGCCGAGCGGCAAAAAATCCACAGCCATTTCTGCCTACCCTGTTGAAAGCAACGGCGCAGATGCCTGGAGCCGCTCAACCGAGTATATCAAAAAATCAATCGAATACAATTCCAAAAAATGGTTTGAGTACCCTTATCCGGCGGCTACAGCCGTTGCAGGTATTGTTGGCGGTATGGAATACCCGGGCATCGTTTTTTGTGGCTCCACAGCTAAAGGCCAATCGTTATGGGGAGTGAATGATCATGAATTTGGCCATACCTGGTTCCCGATGATCGTGGGCTCAAACGAGCGCATGTACGGCTGGATGGACGAAGGCTTTAACACCTTTATCAATACGCTATCAACAGCCGATTTTAACGGTGGCGAATATAAAGCGGCACAAGCGCCCGATATGCACCGGCTGGGCCTCACTTCGCCAAGCCTGGAGCCGATACTCAGCGTGGTTGATAACCTGAAAGAACGCAATAACGGCACCTTGCTTTATTTTAAACCAAGTGCTGGTTTGATTTTACTGCGCGAGCAAATTTTAGGCCCCGAACGTTTCGATCTGGCCTTTAAAACTTATATCAGCCGCTGGGCTTTTAAACACCCTATGCCCGATGATTTTTTCCGCACGATAGAGAACGTTGCCGGCGAAAACCTGAATTGGTTTTGGAGAGGATGGTTTTTAAACAACTGGAAGCTTGACCAAGGTGTACGTACCGTTACTTATAACAATAACGATCCGGCACAGGGCGCCCTGATTACCATTATCAACAACGAAAAAATGGTGATGCCGGTTATTATGGATATTAAACTGGTAAGCGGCAAGGTTGAGCGTTTAAAATTGCCTGTAGAGGTATGGGAACGCAATACCAGCTGGACATTCAATTATCCTTCGACAGAAGAAATACAATCGGTTACGCTGGATCCGGATCATGTTTTACCGGATTCTAATCCTGATAACGACGTTTGGACCAAAAAATAA
- a CDS encoding NAD(P)H-dependent glycerol-3-phosphate dehydrogenase yields the protein MDIQGKKKIVVVGGGSWATANIKMLSDNVVEKEIYWWMRSGDAVEHIQQFKHNPNYLSSVEIRVPAQHISTDLKHLISIGDFILLNVPAAFLKDALKDITADDLKGKKIISAIKGIVPDENQIIGEFLNQHYQMPFENFIVISGPCHAEEVALEKLSYLTIASADHELAACFAGMLQTRYIKTNVSDDIYGTEYAAVLKNIYAVASGICHGVGYGDNFQAVLISNAIREIMHFVNAVHPIDRDIKESAYLGDLLVTAYSQFSRNRTFGNMIGKGYTVKSAQLEMNMVAEGYYAVNCLHQVNKQYKVNMPICSAVYAILYKKHSPVLEMQHLAEQLS from the coding sequence ATGGATATTCAAGGCAAAAAGAAGATTGTAGTAGTAGGCGGGGGGAGTTGGGCAACAGCCAATATTAAGATGCTGAGCGACAACGTGGTGGAAAAAGAAATATACTGGTGGATGCGGAGCGGAGATGCTGTTGAACACATCCAGCAGTTTAAACATAACCCGAATTACCTCAGTTCGGTTGAAATACGGGTTCCGGCGCAGCATATCTCTACCGATTTAAAGCATTTAATATCCATCGGCGATTTTATATTGCTGAATGTGCCTGCCGCGTTTTTAAAAGACGCCTTAAAGGATATTACTGCCGACGACCTGAAAGGGAAAAAAATTATTTCGGCAATTAAAGGTATCGTGCCCGACGAGAACCAGATTATAGGCGAGTTTTTAAACCAGCATTACCAGATGCCTTTTGAAAACTTTATTGTAATAAGCGGCCCTTGCCATGCCGAAGAGGTGGCCCTCGAAAAGTTATCGTACCTCACCATTGCATCGGCCGACCACGAACTGGCGGCCTGTTTTGCGGGTATGCTGCAAACGAGGTATATTAAAACCAACGTATCCGACGATATTTATGGAACCGAATACGCGGCTGTGCTGAAAAATATTTATGCCGTTGCCAGCGGAATATGCCACGGCGTGGGTTACGGCGATAATTTCCAGGCGGTGCTGATATCAAACGCCATCCGCGAGATTATGCATTTTGTAAACGCCGTACACCCTATTGACCGCGACATCAAGGAGTCGGCCTACCTGGGCGATTTGCTGGTTACCGCTTATTCGCAATTTAGCCGCAACCGTACTTTTGGTAACATGATAGGGAAGGGATACACCGTAAAATCGGCCCAGTTAGAAATGAATATGGTTGCCGAAGGATATTATGCAGTAAATTGTCTACACCAGGTTAATAAGCAATACAAGGTAAATATGCCTATTTGCAGCGCAGTGTATGCTATTTTGTATAAAAAACACTCCCCGGTGCTTGAAATGCAGCATTTGGCCGAACAATTGAGTTAG
- a CDS encoding NAD-dependent epimerase/dehydratase family protein, with the protein MSEKILVIGANGQIGTELVTALRAVHGAAQVIACDINDPGYAIRHSGPFEFSNVLDKENLHHIFDKHQPTQVYLLAAMLSATGEQKPKLAWDLNMTGLLNILDYAVEFKVGKVFWPSSIAVFGTHSPQYHTPQYCVMDPNTVYGFSKLAGERWCEYYHNKYGVDVRSIRYPGLIGWRASPGGGTTDYAVHIFHEAIKKGSYQSFLSADTELPMMYMDDAIRATLELMDAPAEKLTIRSSYNLAGISFTPRTLAEEIKKHLPGFEMSYADNDPRQAIADSWPKSIDDSYSAKDWGWKIEFDLPRMTEDMLSNLKRVYGG; encoded by the coding sequence ATGAGCGAAAAGATTTTAGTGATTGGTGCAAACGGCCAGATTGGTACCGAACTGGTTACGGCCCTGCGTGCGGTGCATGGTGCCGCGCAGGTTATTGCCTGCGATATTAACGATCCGGGATATGCCATACGCCATAGCGGCCCGTTCGAGTTTTCAAATGTGCTGGATAAAGAGAACCTGCATCATATTTTTGATAAGCACCAACCTACCCAGGTTTATTTGCTGGCCGCCATGCTATCGGCCACCGGCGAGCAAAAACCCAAGCTGGCCTGGGACCTAAACATGACCGGCCTGCTCAATATATTGGATTATGCGGTGGAGTTTAAGGTAGGCAAAGTATTTTGGCCGAGCTCGATAGCCGTTTTTGGCACGCACTCGCCGCAATACCATACCCCGCAGTATTGCGTAATGGATCCGAACACTGTTTATGGCTTTAGTAAACTGGCCGGCGAGCGCTGGTGCGAATATTATCATAACAAATATGGTGTTGATGTGCGCAGCATCAGGTATCCGGGTTTAATAGGCTGGCGGGCATCACCCGGTGGAGGCACAACAGATTACGCGGTACATATTTTTCATGAAGCCATCAAAAAAGGCAGCTATCAAAGCTTTTTATCAGCCGATACCGAACTGCCGATGATGTATATGGATGATGCCATTCGCGCTACTTTGGAGTTGATGGATGCCCCGGCCGAAAAGCTCACCATTCGCTCAAGCTATAACCTGGCGGGGATCAGTTTTACGCCGCGCACCTTAGCAGAGGAAATTAAAAAGCACCTTCCCGGTTTTGAGATGAGCTATGCTGATAACGACCCCAGGCAGGCCATAGCCGATAGCTGGCCGAAATCAATTGACGATAGTTATTCGGCAAAGGATTGGGGCTGGAAGATCGAATTTGATTTGCCGAGGATGACCGAAGATATGTTGAGCAATTTAAAAAGAGTGTACGGGGGATAG
- a CDS encoding aspartate-semialdehyde dehydrogenase, producing MKVAVVGATGLVGTKMLQVLEERNFPVTELIPVASEKSVGKEITYKGKQYKIVSMDEAISKKPDIALFSAGGGTSLADAPRFAEVGTTVVDNSSAWRMDPTKKLVVPEVNADVLTADDKIIANPNCSTIQMVVALKPLHDAYKIKRIVVSTYQSVTGTGVKAVDQLMNERKGIDGPKAYPYKIDLNVIPQIDVFQDNGYTKEEMKMIKETQKIMGDDSIRVTATTVRIPVMGGHSESVNIEFEKDFDVEEVKALLAKSPGVIVTDDIANLKYPMPLDAHEKDEVFVGRIRRDETQANTLNCWIVSDNLRKGAATNAVQIAEYLVAKNLVGVPAEA from the coding sequence ATGAAAGTCGCAGTTGTAGGTGCCACCGGATTAGTGGGCACCAAAATGTTGCAGGTTCTTGAAGAACGCAACTTCCCGGTTACAGAATTGATTCCCGTAGCTTCTGAAAAGAGTGTTGGTAAAGAAATTACCTATAAGGGCAAGCAATACAAAATTGTATCTATGGATGAGGCGATCAGCAAGAAGCCGGACATTGCACTGTTTTCTGCCGGCGGCGGAACTTCGTTAGCGGATGCGCCACGTTTTGCCGAAGTGGGTACTACCGTAGTTGATAACTCATCTGCATGGCGTATGGACCCCACCAAAAAATTAGTGGTGCCCGAAGTGAACGCTGATGTTTTAACTGCGGATGATAAGATCATCGCTAACCCCAACTGCTCTACCATCCAGATGGTGGTGGCACTTAAACCGCTGCACGATGCCTACAAAATCAAACGTATTGTGGTATCAACCTACCAATCGGTTACCGGCACGGGTGTAAAGGCGGTAGACCAGTTAATGAACGAGCGTAAAGGCATCGACGGGCCCAAAGCCTATCCTTATAAAATTGATTTGAACGTGATCCCCCAGATTGATGTTTTCCAGGATAACGGATACACCAAAGAGGAGATGAAGATGATCAAGGAAACCCAAAAGATTATGGGCGACGACAGCATCCGCGTTACCGCTACCACCGTGCGGATCCCGGTAATGGGCGGCCACTCCGAGTCGGTTAACATTGAGTTTGAAAAAGATTTTGATGTGGAAGAAGTGAAGGCGCTGTTAGCCAAATCGCCGGGCGTTATTGTAACCGACGATATTGCCAACCTAAAATACCCTATGCCGCTTGACGCACACGAGAAGGACGAAGTTTTTGTAGGCCGCATCCGCCGCGATGAAACACAAGCCAATACCTTAAACTGCTGGATAGTGAGCGATAACCTGCGTAAAGGTGCCGCTACCAACGCCGTACAAATTGCCGAATACCTGGTGGCTAAAAACCTGGTTGGCGTTCCGGCTGAAGCGTAA
- a CDS encoding type 1 glutamine amidotransferase domain-containing protein, with product MENLSNRRVAILTEEGFEQVELTSPKAALEAAGATVHVISPNKNDKIKAWDQTNWGIEITVDKKLNEVSPDDYDALVLPGGVLNPDKLRLNKDAIAFASAFLDEGKTVAAICHGPQLLIETGLIKGRRLTSFPSLHTDLVNAGAEWVDEEVVVDNGLVTSRTPADLDAFNQKTIEEIAEGIHAE from the coding sequence ATGGAAAATTTAAGTAACCGCAGGGTAGCCATCCTGACAGAAGAAGGATTTGAACAAGTGGAATTAACCAGCCCTAAGGCCGCTTTAGAGGCTGCAGGCGCAACCGTACACGTCATCTCGCCTAATAAAAACGATAAAATAAAAGCCTGGGATCAAACCAATTGGGGTATTGAAATTACCGTAGATAAAAAATTAAACGAAGTAAGCCCCGATGATTATGATGCGCTGGTTTTACCTGGAGGCGTTTTAAACCCCGATAAGCTTCGCCTTAATAAAGATGCCATCGCCTTTGCCTCGGCATTTTTAGATGAGGGTAAAACTGTTGCCGCTATATGCCACGGCCCGCAATTGCTTATCGAAACAGGACTGATTAAAGGCCGCAGGTTAACATCGTTCCCTTCTTTACATACCGACCTGGTTAACGCCGGAGCCGAGTGGGTTGACGAAGAAGTGGTAGTGGATAATGGTCTGGTAACCAGCCGCACACCCGCCGACCTGGACGCCTTTAACCAAAAAACTATCGAAGAGATTGCCGAAGGTATTCATGCTGAATGA
- a CDS encoding transposase, translated as MIQKLYHLRWQIELVFKAWKSFLKIHTFPKGSSDRITSILYSKLIWAVLSWKICMAIGKIGQISVLKVHRLIASTKEELRAQLLGICSKWLALLEKLNLKHLSKEHRKHRLKIEEIVISI; from the coding sequence TTGATCCAAAAGTTATATCACCTGCGATGGCAGATAGAATTGGTTTTTAAAGCATGGAAGTCGTTTTTAAAGATACACACGTTCCCCAAAGGAAGTTCGGATCGTATAACCAGTATATTATACAGTAAGTTGATCTGGGCAGTTTTGAGTTGGAAAATATGCATGGCTATCGGTAAGATAGGTCAAATTAGTGTTTTAAAGGTGCATCGACTAATCGCTTCTACGAAAGAAGAATTGCGAGCGCAGCTTTTAGGGATATGCTCAAAGTGGTTAGCTCTGTTGGAGAAATTAAACTTAAAGCACCTTTCAAAAGAGCACAGAAAACATAGGTTAAAAATAGAAGAAATTGTAATAAGTATTTGA
- a CDS encoding DUF2442 domain-containing protein — MAIFTSRKQKKDIKVTFQNGMLYVEIDGGKQQAFPLAWFPKLQNAGDDDRNDWILTANGIRWNKLNEEITITGL; from the coding sequence ATGGCAATATTCACATCGCGCAAGCAAAAAAAAGACATTAAAGTAACTTTCCAGAACGGGATGCTTTATGTTGAGATAGATGGCGGCAAGCAGCAGGCTTTTCCGCTGGCTTGGTTCCCTAAGTTGCAAAACGCCGGGGATGACGACCGCAATGATTGGATACTGACCGCGAACGGCATCCGCTGGAATAAACTGAACGAAGAGATTACGATTACCGGCCTATAA
- a CDS encoding ribonuclease E inhibitor RraB, with protein sequence MANTKQNTVFTKEHYENEIHLEVNQDVLKRIYSDGIEPTDQLPVNFFFVTDTEDKATLFRDYLCGNYPQYTEIEVWDYDEHFEIRGFSSPVLMEIEAINQWNQIMWDAGYQYDCILDGWEVEGR encoded by the coding sequence ATGGCAAACACCAAACAAAATACTGTTTTCACCAAAGAACATTACGAAAACGAGATACATTTAGAAGTAAACCAAGATGTTTTAAAAAGAATTTATAGCGATGGGATTGAGCCAACGGATCAACTGCCTGTAAATTTCTTTTTCGTGACCGATACAGAAGATAAGGCTACTCTTTTTAGGGACTATTTATGCGGGAACTATCCTCAATACACCGAAATTGAAGTCTGGGATTATGATGAACATTTCGAAATCAGAGGATTTAGCAGTCCCGTTTTAATGGAGATAGAAGCTATTAATCAATGGAACCAAATCATGTGGGATGCTGGATATCAGTACGATTGTATCTTGGACGGCTGGGAGGTAGAGGGCCGTTAA
- a CDS encoding Spx/MgsR family RNA polymerase-binding regulatory protein has protein sequence MKVYGITNCNTVKKALDWLKENKVSYEFHDFKKLGVATEKLEEWDEKVGYEKFLNKQGLTWKQLDPAVKASITGKNEALNLLQQKTSMIKRPVIEDKGFLFFGFDEDAYKKHFLNA, from the coding sequence ATGAAAGTATACGGAATAACCAATTGCAATACAGTAAAAAAGGCGCTCGACTGGCTTAAAGAAAATAAGGTAAGCTATGAGTTTCACGATTTTAAAAAATTGGGCGTAGCCACCGAAAAGCTGGAAGAATGGGACGAAAAAGTCGGTTACGAAAAGTTTTTAAACAAGCAGGGCTTAACCTGGAAACAATTAGACCCTGCCGTTAAAGCAAGCATCACCGGCAAGAACGAGGCACTAAACTTGCTGCAGCAAAAAACGAGCATGATTAAGCGACCTGTAATTGAGGATAAAGGCTTCCTGTTTTTCGGTTTTGATGAAGATGCTTACAAAAAACACTTTTTAAACGCTTAA
- a CDS encoding YebC/PmpR family DNA-binding transcriptional regulator, which yields MGRAFEFRKERKFKRWAKMAIQFTRLGKEIVMAVKDGGPDPDTNSRLRTVIQNSKAVNMPKDRVDAAIKRASNKDESNYEELVYEGYAPHGVPVLVETATDNTNRTVANVRSYFTKTGGSLGKTGSLDFIFSRKSIFRFEPADHDLEELEFELIDAGLEELYIETDENGHDIAVAQTAFEDFGKMQKALEEKGIEVKSAKLERIAQSHTKVTEEQAADVMKLIDKLEEDDDVQAVYHNMEE from the coding sequence ATGGGAAGAGCATTCGAATTCCGTAAAGAAAGAAAGTTTAAAAGATGGGCCAAAATGGCCATCCAATTTACCCGTCTGGGTAAAGAAATTGTAATGGCCGTTAAAGATGGCGGCCCTGATCCGGATACCAATTCAAGGTTAAGAACGGTTATACAAAACTCCAAGGCCGTTAATATGCCTAAGGACAGAGTTGATGCCGCTATAAAACGAGCGTCGAACAAAGACGAATCAAACTACGAGGAGCTGGTTTACGAAGGTTACGCGCCACATGGTGTGCCTGTACTGGTAGAAACCGCTACCGATAATACCAACCGCACCGTTGCCAACGTGCGCAGCTATTTTACTAAAACAGGCGGTAGCTTGGGTAAAACCGGATCGCTCGATTTTATTTTCAGCCGTAAATCCATCTTTCGTTTTGAACCCGCCGACCACGACCTGGAAGAGCTGGAATTTGAACTGATAGATGCCGGCTTAGAAGAGCTATACATTGAAACCGACGAAAACGGGCACGACATTGCCGTAGCCCAAACCGCGTTTGAGGATTTCGGCAAAATGCAGAAAGCTTTGGAAGAAAAAGGAATCGAAGTAAAATCGGCCAAGCTGGAGCGCATCGCACAATCGCACACCAAGGTTACCGAGGAACAAGCCGCCGACGTAATGAAGCTGATTGACAAGCTGGAAGAGGACGACGACGTACAAGCGGTTTACCATAATATGGAAGAATAA